The nucleotide sequence CAAACGTCCCAGGTCACTGAGTCACTCAGGTGACTGTCAGCACTCCATGTTTTCAGGGCAACCTCTCAGATTGTTTTCATATAcaatatttattattttattttttacatttgtacATACGGTAATCTTTTGTACCTAGAACAATGAATTTGGCCCACGGATtattttatttggcccccaaaAAATAATTAATTGTTGGGGATAAAAGACTATAAAAACCAGGAAATTAGCTCTGATTTAAATTTTGGAAATAtattccaaagtattcccatgcATACTAGAGAGATATGTGATTGTATAGAAATGGTAGCAATGTTTGAAataatgttttagtcaaatattatatctgtttgggcttcaaTACGGTCAATTTGCAGGcaacaaattatttgtaatatttttttaaatcgtccAGTGGCTGAATCTCGTTGATGACCCCTGACATAGGGAATAGATTTCCATTTGGGAGGGAACCCTTGTGTTGTTTCCTTACTTTGTTGACCTGGGTAACCACGGCATCGACCACCTCGCCTTTGAATGGACGGAAGACAATAGCCTTGTACTTGACGGGGTAAAGCACAAATCCCCTGCCTGGTTGGATGACACCTGCACCAATGTTGTCAATGGTGGTCACCGCAATGACGAATCCATATCTGAAACAGAGAATAACTGAGTCAATAACTGAACAAGCATATCAACTTGTTACTGGTCAAAACAACCTACCCAGTGTTGTGGAAGTGTGCACACTGTAAAGACAATTTGTGGTCTCTTGTCTACATTGAAATGTAGCCTGGAGTCCAAACTGAATATGACTTTGTTTCACTACACTGAGCAATACTGAGTGTGGGTTCCAGGTTAATGAAAGGGAAGCTGCCCTGGTTCAATACTACTCACTTCCCTGTGCATGTTCCCTCCACTTCTGTGAAGAGCTTTTGTTTCACAGTGTTCAGGAGATTGGGACCAAAGTACCGAGGGTGGAGCAGGATCTCATGCTCCAGGGAAATCtgtgaatgatatatatatataaagtaccagtcaaaagtttataAATACACCTATTCATTTAAtagttctttatttttactattttatacattgtagaataatagtgaagacatcaaaactatgaaatagcacatatggaatcatgtagtaaccaagtaAGTGTTAcacaaaccaaaatatatttttgattttagattcttcaaagtagccaccctttgccttgatgacagctttgcacactctcggcattctctcaacaagcttcacgtggaatgcttttccaacagtcttgaaggagttcccacatatgctgagcacttttgggctgctttctcttcactctgcggtccaactcatcccaaacgatCTCAACtgtgttgaggtcgggtgattgtggtggccaggtcatctgatgcagcactcaatcactctgcttcttggtcaaatagaccttacacaacctggaggtgtgtgttgggtcattgtcctgataaataacaaatgatagtcccactaagttcaaaccagatgggatggcgtataactgcagaatgctgtggtaatcagctggttgtgtgccttgaattctaaataaatcactgacagtttcaccagcaaagcacccccacaccatcacacctcctcctccatgcttcacagtgggaaccacacatgcagagatcatccattcaccttctCTGTGtctcacagagacacagaggttggaaccaaaaatctctaatttggactcatcagaccaaaggacagatttccactggtctaatattcattgcttgtgtttcttggcccaagcaagtctcttcttcttattggtgtccagcaattcgaccatgaaggcctgattcacgcagtctcctcttaACAGTTTATATTGAGAtgtttctgttacttgaactctgtgaagcatttaactctaatgaatttatcctctgcagcagatgtaactctgggtcttccttttctgtggcggtcctcatgagaactcgtttcatcatagcgcttgatggtttttgcgactgcacttgaagaaacttccaaaGTTATTGACATTTTTACtgtttgactgaccttcatttcttgaagcaatgatggactgttgtttctctttgcttatttgagctgttcttgccataatatggacttggtcttttaccaaataggactatcttctgtataccacccctaccttatcacaatacaactgattggctctaaCGCATTAAGgaaaaaattccacaaattaaattttaacaaggcacacctgttaattgaaatgcattccatgtgactacctcatgaagctggttgagagaatgtcaagagtgtgcaaagctgtcatcaaggaaaagggtggttactttgaagaatcaacaaaaaaaatatatattttaattggtTTAACACtgatttggttactacatgattccatatgtgttatttcatagttttgatgtcttcactatattcGACAATGTGTAaagtagtcaaaataaagaaaaaacccttgaatgagtttgtgtccaaacttgacaggtactgtatatttagTTAGTGTACAGTTTGTTTTTACAGTGGGTAACTTAGTTCTGAACAAGTCATACTGTTTATGACTGAGAATGACAGCAGTTACTTTCATTGAGTCTAAGGGTGTTTTCACATATAGTCCTCTTTAAAGTGAACTCTGAGGTTAAAAAAAAAGCTAAAGAACTCCGGTATCTTTGCATTCAcactgcatttacatttacatttacactgCCCTTGCATTTGAATAAGGACTCAACTCTTTTGCCAGTTCACTTCACATATTTTGTGGACAGAGTCCCCTTTGCTTTCACATTGCTATGTTAAGAAAGGAACCAAAATCTTTTTCCAACATTCACTCTGGGTTTTTACAAAGTGCAGGACAAGCCTTTCAATCAATGTGTTATCCGACTGCTACTATTAGATATCATTCTAATCGGAAGATACTGTTAACATGTACATTTGATGGCTAACAAAATAAATAGTAGAATAATAACTGCAGAATAAGTAATAATGTAATTGAAAATTGTACACCCAAGGTAGGCTGCTTGCCCCTTTAAAAACGAGAATATATTTTGTAACCACTGTTGCGATTATCACCAAATATATTGTCTTCTCACACTATTAGAATAGCGTATGAAGCTCTCAGCCTATTGATCACAtattgcaaaaaaaaataaaaatttaacTACACATTTTCCCTGCACTTCATCTCTCTTTTGTGACTCCAGTGTGAGGAATCATGGCAGGGGTGAACGGTGTTGTTGAAGTAGTTTAGTGTGTGTTGCGGGAACAATGACAAGCTAACATTGGGGAGCTTTAAATTCACATTATCCTAAAAACGGGAACCGATCCGCGTAATTCAAGCGAACCGAACTCAGATCACCTCTCGAGATAGCCTCAATTCGGTTCGCTTCGGGGGGGCTCTTTGGAGGGGTCCGAGTTCCTTTGGTGTGTATCACACAGCACAAACAAAAACACCTGGAGTTCACAAACATTGGCTGAAAGGGTGCATGTGTGAAAACACCCTAAAGTAACATGTAGCTTTCTTAAACTATCATCGCCAGACATGTATCAAACAGTTAAATATGCTATTATGGTACGTTTAGGTTTTCATTTTGGTAATAGTTAACAGAGCAGTTAGCTAGCCAACCGGCTAACAAAGCTAGCACTAGCGATAGCATAGTTAGCCATGGGTGTTATCGTCACAAGATCATACAAATCGTACATCTTACATGATAAAACATGATTTCCCGTTGACGCCTACTTGATTGTAGCCTTCTGTTTAATTTATCAGCAAGTAATGGTTATCTTTTCTAAATTATTATTTAAGTCCAGCGGCACATCACAGGAAGACGGTAATGTTTGActtccggaaaaagttttacttCCGGAGCATTAGATTCACAGCTTTTTGGTCCAATTATGATTCAAGACAAGGATTCGTGggcttaaaaataaaaaaatatttcattttaAGAACAAGAATGAAGTTGAAATGTCTTTGGTTTTAAAAAGAAGCAACAGATGACATAAGACAAAAATGCATCCGACATGACACTGACAGGCCATCAGACTTTTCCCATATAGACAACACATACCTTGATTCACTGAGTGTCAGTCAGCCAAAGCAAAAATAATTGATCAAAAACAGAACTTCAAGATTCATTCAATATTGACACTTCCATTGAGAAGCAAAAAAGTTACAGAAAATAACTCAAGTAGAAAATATGTATACACCAATAAATTCAAATATATACAGCAAAATGCTGAGTGTAACAACATAATTATGAAATGAGCGGTTGATTGTAAGCAATCAATGCAATGTAAGCGCTTGTGATAGGCAGCATACTGAGGACCAGTGGAAGTATATGCCAAAACAATTATCTAAGACTAATATGggaatatgtcccaaatggcacccatgctattccctacatagtacactattTTCTCAGTTTAAAAAATAATGCACTATATATGGAGTATGGTGCGATTTGGGATGCACCCAATGGGTCATCACCGTTAGCATCATCTACCACAGTGGTTGACATTGTCATTGGAAAGGGATTGGGAGTATTGAGATGTTCTGTCCCTTAAAGAAAACTTCCTGTAGCTGAGTCTGTTAACTCCTCTGGCTCAGTCACCACAGAACCAGTCTGGTTCACCACCAGCCCAACACCTGTTAactcctctggctctctctctctgccaccacaGAACCAGTCTGGTTCACCACCAGCTCAACACCTGCAGTGTGCGTGAAATAATTCTCTGACCAGTTGGAGGTTCCTGTGACCACACAATACAAGATACAAGTTAGTGCATTGATATGGCAGGTCAACATTTATGTGTACATCAGAATGCAAAGTGATGtttatattgtaaaaaaaaaaaaacagcagacAGTTTTGAAGCAGAATCAAATCCATAAAAACTGACATTTTGTCCAATGAGTAGTGATTGTGAAGTATATAGACGACTCGGTCTGTCACCATGTACTTGGCATGGTTCACTCGAGAAAATGATCTTCTTCTGCTCTGCTGTTGACGGCAAATCAAACAGATTCTGTAGGACACATCATGGAAACAGTAAGGTATTTCCGGGAAGAAAATTGTGTGCTTCAACGGTCTACACATATATTTATGGTTTAAAAAATGCGGAGAAATGGAAACAGCAAACGTACCAAATTGATGTTGCAACCCAGGGGAGGTCTGTTGAGGAGAGTCAGGGCCTGTGGAAAGAGGAACAGAGTGTGACCAGCAGCTCACTAGTAGGATGACCTCTACCCCTCTAGAACACGCTGCTGCCCGTATGGCTGAGTCAATCGCAGGCCAGAACCTAATACAGAAATGGACTTGATTGGTTAGATGTTTAAAACATATACACAACATACATCCAATAATTGTCCTCATGAAAAAAATATGATACACTATTACATATATTTAGAGAATCATTGAGGAGCGAATCATAACTTTCACTTAAGTTCAATTTTCACTCAGACGTTGATATCAATAGGATTCACTCGAGTACTGACAGTCACCTGAATGGCTCAGTGAACTGGGACAGTGGAATATAGTCCATGACTGAGATGGAGACATATTTATGGGCGTCTGCGATGACAGAGAGCATGGTGGATAGGTCATCTGAGCGTCCATATACTGATATCTGGGGTGGAGCGCGCTGAAACAATAGGAAAGTTTAACTATCAGTAGCATTATGCAAAATACGAGTGGAAGGCGTTAAATAGTCAAAGACACCATTtcctcccatagggctctggtccaaagtagtgcactatgtagggaatggggtgccaattgggacacaGAAAGCTAGAAGATCCAACTCACAGAAAGATGTACTTGTGCAGGGAGGGGGCAAAGTATCGTGCAGGccacaaggggggggggggggggggtaaaggaaCCATTTTTCTGAGCACCAATGTTCCAGTACACCCCGAATATCCTTAACGCATCCTGTGCCAGGCAAGCTGCAGTCCTCCATGGAACCTCCCACGTCCTTCTCCTGAGATGAACAATCAATCCACCAATCAATGCATTGGAAGATATAGGATAAGGAGATGCAGCTTCTATACAGCCTGGACTCCAACTGACATGCTGTTTTCATCAGTTCCTACATGGCTCATCTTTTATACAGGCTGGACTCCAACTGACATGCTGTTTTCATCAGTTCCTACATGGCTCATCTTTTATACAGGCTGGACTCCAACTGACATGCTGTTTTCATCGGTTCAGATGATGTTTTCTATAAAAACAAAATGACCCAGAGAGGAGGGTATTTTATATCAGTACTTTAGGAAATACCTGTGTGAGGGACCGCCCAGTCCATGTTGGCACTGCCCAGGTAGAGGTGTTTCTCTGATCCACGACCCACAGCTTGGTGTGGATTATACCTCCCGCCACTGACTGGAGATCCACCTCCCGTAACTCTGCACCTGAACACGGAAAGGAAGTTAGGTTAGAAAGGTTAGAAACACACAACAAGCAATCTTAAAACATATGTTTGAATGATATAGTATTTCAACACTGGCGTTTACATTTAGGTCACTTAGCAGACACCCTTATTCAGAGCGAATACAGTCATTATATTCAACTAAGGTAggacagacaaccacatatcacagtcattatattcaactaaggtaggacagacaaccacatatcacagtcattatattcaactaaggtaggacagacaaccacatatcacagtcattatattcaactaaggtaggacagacaaccacatatcaatCATTATATTCAACTAAGGTAGAatagacaaccacatatcacagtcattatattcaactaaggtagaatagacaaccacatatcacagtcattatattcaactaaggtagaatagacaaccacatatcacagtcattatattcaactaaggtagaatagacaaccacatatcacagtcattatattcaactaaggtaggacagacaaccacatatcacagtcattatattcaactaaggtaggacagacaaccacatatcacagtcattatattcaactaaggtaggacagacaaccacatatcacagtcattatattcaactaaggtaggacagacaaccacatatcacagtcattatattcaactaaggtagaatagacaaccacatattacagtcattatattcaactaaggtaggacagacaaccacatatcagtcattTGCAAGTCATTTACAGAGTATGCATGCATAACCTGAAAAACAAATCCCATGAGAAGGCCAttcagtcatgagtgaacagggagtacaggaagggccTGAGCAcatgtaactgatgt is from Oncorhynchus masou masou isolate Uvic2021 chromosome 32, UVic_Omas_1.1, whole genome shotgun sequence and encodes:
- the LOC135526781 gene encoding DNA-directed RNA polymerase II subunit RPB7, which translates into the protein MFYHISLEHEILLHPRYFGPNLLNTVKQKLFTEVEGTCTGKYGFVIAVTTIDNIGAGVIQPGRGFVLYPVKYKAIVFRPFKGEVVDAVVTQVNKVGLFTEIGPMSCFISRHSIPSEMEFDPNSNPPCYKTTDEDIVIQQDDEIRLKIVGTRVDKNDIFAIGSLMDDYLGLVS